A window from Vigna angularis cultivar LongXiaoDou No.4 chromosome 7, ASM1680809v1, whole genome shotgun sequence encodes these proteins:
- the LOC128197948 gene encoding uncharacterized protein LOC128197948, which translates to MCNDMFQVVVHHGGTLIKEVPFKYMGGEIVYWDVDPDKWCYFGVLGSLKDLGYMEVKELYYNIQHVLHKLDDDKGAMNMMKVANYLGKVNLYVVHGVDEPAIVENDENEILYLRKEVVEVEVHGVDEPAIAVEVDNEDRVEFQSEEVVEVDNVDEVELENDELVEVDIEDGREVENEEELEVDIEDGGEVHTGEELEVDVDSDDEPQMDDLSGDEYVDADNDQETQQQCRGLSDDDDWESGMLVTPENSTSEEDDNEDRVSVSGFSKYAKQKSMADYKWEVGTIFSGKEDFKDAIRRYVVHAGRDLKFVKNDKRRVRVHCMGGQGKCPWVAYCGYLPSRKIWQLRKIIDTHSCSRQLNIKLMNAQWLSQEIDRSLVDNPNLRVNDIRTKALRKWNTNVSISKARRAKLIATRQVEGDFKEQYKRIYDYGHELLRCNPGSTVQIKVDSHNGDPIFQRMYVCLKACKDSFISCRPIICLDECFLKGYYKGELLTAVGRDPNDQMLPLAYAVVEVENKDSWTWFLQLLIQDLGGSQVCGGCTWMPDQQKGLVPAIQELLPGAEQRVCLRHLYANFRKRFGGQILKNLIWRAATSTYPQAWEREMLKIKEVNIEAYKYLIGIPPRFWSRSRFTGQAMTDTLDNNIGEAFNSVLIHSRGKPIITMMEDIRVYLMKRWATNRTKVASMDFTICPKIKKRLEKECTLSIFWVPRFLRLDILHQLGTSSHWTWTQRSVAAESG; encoded by the exons ATGTGTAATGACATGTTTCAGGTTGTGGTCCATCACGGTGGGACCTTGATCAAAGAAGTCCCCTTTAAGTATATGGGCGGGGAGATAGTTTATTGGGACGTAGATCCCGATAAATGGTGTTATTTTGGAGTATTAGGTTCACTTAAAGATCTGGGTTACATGGaagtaaaagaattatattacaatatCCAACATGTTTTACATAAGCTTGATGATGATAAAGGAGCTATGAACATGATGAAGGTGGCTAATTATTTGGGGAAAGTGAACCTCTATGTTGTGCATGGGGTGGACGAACCAGCTATTGTAGAAAATGATGAGAATGAGATTCTGTACCTACGTAAAGAAGTAGTGGAAGTGGAAGTGCATGGGGTGGACGAACCAGCTATTGCAGTGGAGGTTGACAATGAGGATAGAGTTGAGTTTCAAAGTGAAGAAGTAGTGGAAGTGGATAATGTGGATGAAGTTGAGCTTGAAAATGATGAATTAGTGGAAGTGGACATTGAGGATGGAAGGGaggttgaaaatgaagaagaattgGAAGTGGACATTGAGGATGGAGGGGAGGTTCATACTGGAGAAGAATTGGAAGTGGACGTGGACAGTGATGATGAACCACAAATGGATGATCTAAGTGGTGATGAATATGTGGATGCAGACAATGATCAAgaaacccaacaacaatgcaGGGGTTTGTCAGATGATGATGATTGGGAGTCTGGTATGCTTGTAACTCCTGAAAACAGTACAAGTGAGGAGGATGACAATGAGGATAGAGTATCTGTGAGTGGTTTCTcaaaatatgcaaaacagaagtCCATGGCAGATTACAAGTGGGAAGTGGGCACCATTTTCAGTGGGAAGGAAGACTTTAAGGATGCTATTAGAAGGTATGTTGTTCATGCTGGGAGGGATCTAAAATTTGTGAAGAATGATAAGCGTAGGGTGAGGGTGCACTGCATGGGTGGCCAAGGTAAGTGCCCATGGGTAGCTTACTGTGGGTACTTGCCATCACGTAAAATTTGGCAATTAAGGAAGATAATTGATACTCACAGTTGTAGTAGGCAACTTAACATCAAACTAATGAATGCTCAGTGGTTGAGTCAAGAAATAGATAGGTCTTTAGTTGACAATCCTAATTTAAGGGTGAATGATATTCGTACTAAAGCATTAAGAAAATGGAATACAAATGTATCAATATCCAAGGCACGAAGGGCAAAGTTAATTGCCACAAGACAGGTTGAAGGAGATTTCAAAGAACAGTATAAAAGAATATACGACTATGGACATGAGCTGTTGAGGTGTAACCCAGGTTCAACAGTGCAGATTAAAGTTGACTCTCATAATGGTGACCCAATCTTCCAAAGAATGTATGTTTGTCTGAAAGCTTGTAAAGATAGCTTCATCAGTTGTAGGCCCATTATATGTTTAGACGAATGTTTTTTGAAAGGTTATTACAAGGGGGAGCTGCTCACTGCTGTTGGTAGGGACCCAAATGATCAAATGCTACCCCTTGCCTATGCAGTAGTAGAAGTGGAGAACAAAGACAGCTGGACATGGTTTTTGCAATTATTAATTCAAGACCTGGGGGGTAGTCAAGTATGTGGGGGGTGCACGTGGATGCCAGACCAGCAAAAG GGGTTGGTCCCAGCTATCCAAGAGCTTCTGCCTGGGGCAGAACAAAGAGTCTGTCTGAGGCACCTGTATGCAAACTTTAGGAAAAGGTTTGGtggtcaaattttaaaaaatctgatCTGGAGAGCTGCCACAAGCACATATCCACAGGCTTGGGAGAGAGAGATgctgaaaattaaagaagtcaATATTGAAGCATATAAATACCTCATAGGCATTCCCCCGAG GTTTTGGTCAAGATCTCGCTTCACAGGTCAAGCAATGACTGATACACTAGATAACAACATCGGTGAAGCTTTCAACAGTGTTCTTATTCATTCAAGAGGAAAACCTATTATCACCATGATGGAGGATATCAGAGTTTATCTCATGAAAAGGTGGGCCACCAATAGAACCAAGGTGGCATCTATGGACTTCACAATATGcccaaagataaagaagagactTGAGAAGGAATGTACTCTGTCAATATTTTGGGTGCCAAG ATTTTTGAGGTTAGACATACTTCATCAGTTGGGAACAAGTTCACACTGGACCTGGACACAAAGGAGTGTAGCTGCAGAAAGTGGATGA